The following are from one region of the Gemmatimonadota bacterium genome:
- a CDS encoding ImmA/IrrE family metallo-endopeptidase, with the protein MSSRRLQITLQPAVLRWARERARIDAEQLADKMQVKPERVLAWERDGRISIAQADRLAQRTHTALGLLYLTEPPKDLLPIPDFRTRDNDLQPSVNLLDTIYLMQRRQAWMREELIGEGARPLNFIGSYEIDGDPLQVARAMRDALQLAHDWAASISTWTDALGHLRSRAEDVGVLVVFNGVVGNNTRRKLDPDEFQGFALVDEYAPLVFVNNADFKAAQMFTLAHELAHLFVGKTGLSSFEHLKFDSNTTERFCDQVAAEFLVPAEELRAFWPIAERTSDPYQPVARQFKVSSLVAARRALDLGLIEPIAFFKFYDEYTDREWYSIQQSQASGGNFWNTQKWRIGTRFGTAIFRAVKEGRLLYREAYNLTGLKGETFENMRDKMEIQV; encoded by the coding sequence ATGAGTAGCCGACGTTTGCAAATAACATTGCAGCCTGCTGTGTTGCGGTGGGCGCGGGAGCGGGCGCGCATTGATGCCGAGCAACTGGCGGATAAGATGCAGGTGAAGCCGGAGCGCGTGTTGGCGTGGGAGCGCGATGGCAGGATCAGCATTGCTCAGGCAGACAGACTTGCCCAGCGTACGCATACTGCTTTGGGCTTGCTATATTTGACAGAGCCGCCCAAAGATCTCTTGCCAATACCCGATTTTCGTACCCGAGACAATGATCTGCAGCCGAGTGTCAATCTTCTCGATACTATTTATTTGATGCAGCGTCGTCAAGCCTGGATGCGCGAGGAGTTGATCGGGGAGGGTGCCAGACCGCTGAACTTCATTGGAAGCTATGAGATAGATGGCGATCCCCTGCAAGTCGCCCGTGCGATGCGCGATGCCCTGCAACTTGCTCACGATTGGGCAGCATCTATATCTACCTGGACGGATGCACTTGGGCATTTGCGGAGTAGAGCCGAGGATGTCGGCGTGCTGGTGGTTTTCAATGGTGTTGTGGGCAATAATACAAGACGCAAACTCGATCCGGATGAATTTCAGGGTTTTGCTCTTGTAGATGAGTATGCTCCGTTGGTCTTTGTGAACAATGCCGACTTCAAAGCAGCGCAGATGTTCACCCTGGCTCATGAACTCGCACATCTTTTTGTGGGAAAGACTGGGCTATCCAGTTTTGAACATCTGAAGTTCGATTCTAATACCACAGAGAGATTTTGTGACCAGGTAGCGGCGGAGTTTTTGGTGCCAGCAGAGGAGTTGCGAGCCTTTTGGCCTATAGCTGAGCGGACAAGCGATCCTTATCAGCCTGTTGCACGTCAATTCAAAGTGAGTTCTCTCGTAGCTGCACGCCGCGCGCTCGACCTCGGCCTGATTGAACCGATTGCCTTCTTCAAATTCTATGACGAATATACGGACAGGGAATGGTACAGCATTCAGCAGAGTCAAGCAAGTGGTGGCAATTTCTGGAATACTCAGAAATGGCGCATTGGCACCCGCTTTGGCA